Proteins encoded by one window of Pseudonocardia alni:
- a CDS encoding NHL domain-containing thioredoxin family protein: MKVRAPELRGRRWLNTGGEDVTLAGLRGRIVVLDFWTFCCVNCLHALDELRPLEAEFGDVLTIIGVHSPKFLHEADPAAVEAAVERYDVTHPVLDDPELTTWDAYAARAWPTLAVIDPDGFVVARMAGEGHGPGLAALVRELVATHGDRLRRGDDPYVPPPAPDTALRFPGKVVALPGGTFLVSDTAHHQLVELEPDLATEVRRIGSGERGLADGAAATARFSEPQGLLVLPSGDAVLVADTVNHAIRRIGLADGTVSTLAGTGEQLRERVAVGAASAMLSSPWDLEWWGGTVVVAMAGPHQLWTLDPATGEARVLAGTTNEGLRDGAFDEAFFAQPSGLAAGPDGTLWVADSEISALRRVGDGPGAAVATAVGQGLFEFGHRDGPAAQALLQHPLGVTVLPDGSVAVADTYNGAVRRFDPATNLVSTLAEGLAEPSDLLVDGETLVVVESAAHQLVRLPVPAGSLVSGDAHVVRRTPTALAPGVALRIGFAPPTGQHLDDRYGDPTSLTVAADPPSLLLSGGGTATGLTRELRLDPGVGAGVLQVAVTAAACDDPSDGFAACHRYQQDWGIPVTVDDGGPAELALDLRSV, from the coding sequence ATGAAGGTGCGGGCGCCCGAACTGCGCGGACGGCGGTGGCTCAACACCGGCGGCGAGGACGTGACCCTCGCCGGGCTGCGCGGGCGGATCGTGGTGCTCGACTTCTGGACGTTCTGCTGCGTCAACTGCCTGCACGCGCTCGACGAGCTGCGGCCCCTGGAAGCCGAGTTCGGTGACGTCCTGACGATCATCGGGGTGCACTCGCCGAAGTTCCTGCACGAGGCGGACCCGGCCGCCGTCGAGGCCGCCGTGGAGCGCTACGACGTCACCCACCCCGTCCTCGACGACCCGGAGCTCACCACCTGGGACGCCTACGCCGCCCGCGCCTGGCCGACCCTGGCCGTCATCGACCCGGACGGGTTCGTCGTCGCCCGGATGGCGGGCGAGGGGCACGGCCCCGGGCTGGCCGCGCTGGTCCGGGAGCTGGTCGCCACGCACGGCGACCGGCTGCGCCGCGGGGACGACCCGTACGTCCCGCCGCCCGCGCCGGACACCGCGCTGCGGTTCCCCGGGAAGGTCGTCGCGCTGCCCGGCGGCACGTTCCTCGTGTCCGACACCGCCCACCATCAGCTCGTCGAGCTGGAGCCCGACCTGGCGACCGAGGTGCGGCGGATCGGGTCCGGGGAGCGCGGGCTCGCCGACGGCGCGGCGGCGACGGCACGGTTCTCCGAGCCGCAGGGGCTGCTGGTCCTCCCCTCCGGCGACGCCGTGCTGGTCGCCGACACCGTCAACCACGCGATCCGGCGGATCGGCCTGGCCGACGGCACCGTGTCCACCCTGGCCGGAACCGGTGAGCAGCTGCGCGAGCGGGTCGCCGTCGGTGCCGCGTCGGCGATGCTGTCCTCGCCGTGGGACCTGGAGTGGTGGGGCGGGACGGTCGTCGTCGCGATGGCGGGACCGCACCAGCTGTGGACCCTCGACCCCGCCACCGGCGAGGCCCGGGTGCTGGCCGGGACCACCAACGAGGGGCTGCGCGACGGCGCGTTCGACGAGGCGTTCTTCGCCCAGCCGTCCGGGCTGGCCGCCGGCCCCGACGGGACGCTGTGGGTCGCCGACTCCGAGATCTCCGCGCTGCGCCGGGTCGGCGACGGCCCCGGGGCCGCGGTCGCGACGGCCGTCGGGCAGGGGCTGTTCGAGTTCGGGCACCGCGACGGCCCGGCCGCGCAGGCGCTGCTGCAGCACCCGCTCGGGGTGACTGTGCTGCCCGACGGCTCGGTCGCCGTCGCCGACACCTACAACGGCGCGGTGCGCCGGTTCGACCCGGCGACGAACCTGGTCTCCACCCTGGCCGAGGGGCTCGCCGAGCCGTCGGACCTGCTCGTCGACGGCGAGACGCTGGTCGTGGTCGAGTCCGCGGCGCACCAGCTGGTGCGGCTGCCCGTCCCGGCCGGGTCGCTGGTGTCCGGCGACGCCCACGTCGTCCGGCGGACCCCGACGGCCCTCGCCCCGGGCGTGGCGCTGCGGATCGGGTTCGCCCCGCCCACCGGGCAGCACCTCGACGACCGGTACGGCGACCCGACGTCGCTGACCGTGGCGGCCGACCCGCCGTCGCTGCTGCTGTCCGGCGGGGGCACCGCGACCGGGCTGACCCGCGAGCTGCGCCTGGACCCGGGCGTCGGCGCCGGGGTGCTGCAGGTCGCGGTGACCGCGGCGGCCTGCGACGACCCGTCGGACGGGTTCGCCGCCTGCCACCGCTACCAGCAGGACTGGGGCATCCCGGTGACCGTCGACGACGGCGGGCCCGCCGAGCTGGCGCTGGACCTGCGGTCGGTCTAG
- a CDS encoding acyl-CoA dehydrogenase family protein, with protein sequence MDPADLTDVLDSVRDFIRTEVVPQEERIDAEDAVPERIVAQCKEMGLYGFTIPEQYGGLGLTASQEVRLAFELGWTTPALRSLFGTNNGIAGHVLLEGGTEEQKKQWLPRLASGEVTASFGLTEADAGSDPSSLTTRAVRDGDGWVLNGSKRYITNSPVADVIMVFARTDPDAPGNRGISTFLVPKGTPGLSVGPKDHKMGQFGAWTADVYLDDVRVPFENVVGGEEGIDKGFLVAAKCLAHGRLHIGAVCVGMADRLVHETVEFARTREQGGKPIARFQLVQGLVADSVTDARAGRGLVLDAARSFDDGTDMVSGPAAAKYFCSEMVGRVADRAVQVHGGAGYMRGVAVERFYRDARLFRIYEGTSQIQQVIIARDALGRAARG encoded by the coding sequence GTGGACCCCGCCGACCTCACCGACGTCCTGGACTCCGTCCGTGACTTCATCCGCACCGAGGTGGTGCCGCAGGAGGAGCGGATCGACGCCGAGGACGCCGTCCCCGAGCGCATCGTCGCCCAGTGCAAGGAGATGGGCCTCTACGGCTTCACCATCCCCGAGCAGTACGGCGGCCTCGGCCTGACCGCCTCGCAGGAGGTCCGCCTCGCGTTCGAGCTCGGCTGGACGACCCCCGCGCTGCGCTCGCTGTTCGGCACCAACAACGGCATCGCCGGGCACGTGCTGCTGGAGGGCGGCACCGAGGAGCAGAAGAAGCAGTGGCTGCCCCGGCTCGCCTCCGGCGAGGTCACCGCCTCGTTCGGGCTGACGGAGGCCGACGCGGGCTCCGACCCCTCCTCCCTCACCACCCGGGCCGTCCGCGACGGCGACGGCTGGGTCCTCAACGGCTCCAAGCGCTACATCACCAACTCCCCCGTCGCCGACGTGATCATGGTGTTCGCGCGGACCGACCCGGACGCCCCCGGCAACCGCGGCATCTCCACCTTCCTCGTCCCGAAGGGCACCCCCGGCCTCTCGGTCGGGCCGAAGGACCACAAGATGGGCCAGTTCGGCGCCTGGACCGCCGACGTGTACCTCGACGACGTCCGCGTCCCGTTCGAGAACGTCGTCGGCGGCGAGGAGGGCATCGACAAGGGCTTCCTCGTCGCCGCGAAGTGCCTCGCCCACGGCCGGCTGCACATCGGCGCGGTCTGCGTCGGGATGGCCGACCGGCTGGTCCACGAGACCGTCGAGTTCGCCCGCACCCGCGAGCAGGGTGGCAAGCCGATCGCCCGGTTCCAGCTGGTCCAGGGCCTGGTCGCGGACTCGGTGACCGACGCCCGCGCGGGCCGCGGCCTGGTCCTCGACGCCGCCCGCAGCTTCGACGACGGCACCGACATGGTCTCCGGGCCCGCTGCCGCGAAGTACTTCTGCTCGGAGATGGTGGGCCGGGTCGCCGACCGCGCGGTGCAGGTGCACGGCGGGGCGGGCTACATGCGCGGCGTCGCCGTCGAGCGGTTCTACCGCGACGCCCGGCTCTTCCGGATCTACGAGGGCACCAGCCAGATCCAGCAGGTCATCATCGCCCGCGACGCGCTCGGCCGCGCCGCCCGGGGCTGA
- a CDS encoding Fpg/Nei family DNA glycosylase: MPELPEVENARTVLAEAVGRTITAVDDRDDWVCRPHRPGDIASALKGGRLTRANRIGKTMWCDTETADGEAGPALGVHLGMGGRIVVTDSDGERIGGGPARPDRQPRKAEWDRFTMTFDDGGELRLFDKRRLGRVRLDPDLSGLGPDAEGMKPAEFRDRLLRGTSAVKARLLDQSVLAGVGNLLADEALWQARISPKAPVRDLTRTDLDRLHRNLDRALERAVANGGVHTGEVVEHRHPGGHCPRCGTEMVHGTVGGRSTWWCPQEQV; encoded by the coding sequence ATGCCCGAGCTGCCCGAGGTGGAGAACGCACGCACGGTCCTCGCCGAGGCCGTCGGCCGCACGATCACCGCCGTCGACGACCGCGACGACTGGGTCTGCCGCCCGCACCGCCCCGGTGACATCGCCTCGGCGCTGAAGGGCGGGCGGCTCACCCGGGCGAACCGGATCGGCAAGACCATGTGGTGCGACACCGAGACCGCCGACGGCGAGGCGGGGCCCGCGCTCGGCGTGCATCTCGGGATGGGCGGACGGATCGTCGTCACCGACTCCGACGGTGAGCGCATCGGCGGCGGCCCCGCCCGCCCCGACCGGCAGCCGCGCAAGGCCGAGTGGGACCGGTTCACCATGACCTTCGACGACGGCGGGGAGCTCCGGCTGTTCGACAAGCGCCGTCTCGGCCGGGTCCGGCTCGACCCCGACCTGTCCGGTCTCGGCCCCGACGCGGAGGGGATGAAGCCGGCCGAGTTCCGCGACCGGCTGCTGCGCGGCACGTCGGCGGTGAAGGCACGGCTGCTCGACCAGTCCGTGCTGGCAGGCGTCGGGAACCTGCTGGCCGACGAGGCGCTGTGGCAGGCGCGGATCTCGCCGAAGGCCCCGGTGCGCGACCTGACCCGCACCGACCTGGACCGGCTGCACCGCAACCTCGACCGCGCGCTGGAGCGGGCCGTCGCGAACGGCGGCGTGCACACCGGTGAGGTCGTCGAGCACCGGCACCCGGGCGGGCACTGCCCCCGCTGCGGGACCGAGATGGTGCACGGCACCGTCGGCGGGCGGTCGACCTGGTGGTGCCCGCAGGAGCAGGTCTGA
- a CDS encoding sensor histidine kinase gives MSEEPADRDLATRPRPAPDEPGGSHLDPHLVRALEGWGNGALREYLLRDGGLHLPHPPGWPSSWPGRTRLGAQMAYLLTGLPLAVVSGVVVLVGLVLGAGTFVIWIGLPITVGLLAAARGFAELERRATEAATGGPLPPHHYRPNRGRSLMGRLFRALADPQSWRDVAHAVTALPVRTVTAAIALVWSVTGLGGLFYVFWQWSLPRGPNNWTLFGSITGIDSTLGDVALNTGLGVLLLMTLPTVVRWLTDVRALLARGLLTNQTAALRARALALAAGRRAAVAAEAQTLRRLERDIHDGPQQRLVRLGMDLESAVRRLDDDPERARPLLHEALEQSREALSELRALSRGIAPPILADRGLGPALRAAAGRCPVPVDLDVGLDDGTRLPALVENTAYFVVTEALTNIAKHAGATAVTVTVTVDETLLRVCVRDDGRGGAHPGKGHGLAGLADRLEIVEGRLEVDSPPGGPTVLTAEVPVAGLGDA, from the coding sequence ATGTCCGAGGAGCCGGCCGACCGCGACCTCGCCACCCGCCCCCGCCCCGCCCCCGACGAGCCGGGCGGCAGCCACCTGGACCCGCACCTGGTCCGCGCGCTGGAGGGCTGGGGCAACGGCGCGTTGCGCGAGTACCTGCTGCGCGACGGCGGCCTGCACCTGCCGCACCCGCCGGGCTGGCCGTCGTCGTGGCCGGGGCGCACCCGGCTCGGCGCCCAGATGGCCTACCTGCTGACCGGGCTGCCGCTGGCGGTCGTCAGCGGGGTCGTGGTCCTGGTCGGGCTGGTGCTGGGCGCGGGGACGTTCGTGATCTGGATCGGGCTGCCGATCACCGTCGGGCTGCTGGCCGCGGCGCGCGGGTTCGCCGAGCTGGAGCGCCGGGCCACCGAGGCCGCGACCGGGGGCCCGCTCCCGCCGCACCACTACCGGCCCAACCGCGGGCGCTCGCTGATGGGGCGGCTGTTCCGGGCCCTGGCCGACCCGCAGAGCTGGCGCGACGTCGCGCACGCCGTCACCGCGCTGCCGGTGCGGACGGTGACCGCGGCGATCGCGCTGGTCTGGTCGGTCACCGGCCTGGGCGGGCTGTTCTACGTGTTCTGGCAGTGGTCGCTGCCGCGCGGGCCGAACAACTGGACACTGTTCGGCTCGATCACGGGCATCGACTCCACCCTCGGCGACGTCGCGCTCAACACCGGGCTCGGCGTCCTGCTGCTGATGACCCTTCCGACCGTCGTGCGCTGGCTGACCGACGTGCGCGCGCTGCTCGCCCGTGGCCTGCTCACCAACCAGACCGCCGCGCTGCGGGCCCGCGCGCTGGCGCTGGCCGCCGGCCGCCGGGCGGCCGTCGCGGCCGAGGCGCAGACCCTGCGCCGGCTCGAACGCGACATCCACGACGGGCCGCAGCAGCGCCTGGTGCGGCTGGGTATGGACCTGGAGTCCGCCGTCCGGCGCCTCGACGACGACCCCGAGCGCGCCCGCCCGCTGCTGCACGAGGCCCTGGAACAGAGCCGCGAGGCGCTCTCGGAGCTGCGTGCGCTGTCCCGGGGCATCGCGCCGCCGATCCTGGCCGACCGCGGGCTCGGCCCGGCGCTGCGGGCCGCCGCGGGGCGCTGCCCGGTCCCGGTCGACCTCGACGTGGGCCTCGACGACGGCACCCGGCTGCCCGCCCTGGTCGAGAACACCGCGTACTTCGTGGTGACCGAGGCGCTCACCAACATCGCCAAGCACGCCGGCGCGACCGCGGTGACGGTCACCGTGACCGTCGACGAGACCCTGCTGCGGGTCTGCGTCCGCGACGACGGCCGCGGCGGCGCCCATCCGGGCAAGGGCCACGGCCTGGCCGGGCTCGCCGACCGGCTGGAGATCGTCGAGGGACGCCTGGAGGTCGACAGCCCGCCGGGTGGCCCGACCGTCCTGACCGCGGAGGTCCCGGTCGCCGGCCTGGGGGACGCGTGA
- the ctaC gene encoding aa3-type cytochrome oxidase subunit II, with translation MARTEGRSRIARAAKVAVVGLLATPALAGCSVQEVIRFGWPEGVTPEAESMRNLWTWSAIAALVVGVITWGAMFWAMILHRKRKDDDGSLPRQTQYNLPVELVFTAIPTVIVAVLFGFTVNVQNYIDKENPTAGGPADLRVDIVGFQWNWEFSYPDEAGQGGRPVSTLGTSDTIPIMVLPTDRSIQFTQRSPDVIHSFYVPEFLFKRDVFPFPERNEQDNSYIIDRIDREGAFVGRCAELCGTYHSQMNFEVRALEPALFDRYIQLRKETNPQTGQAYSTGEALQALNCGEWCAPEAISTQPFSTDRGQLAAQVTG, from the coding sequence GTGGCCCGAACCGAAGGCCGCTCCCGGATCGCCCGGGCGGCGAAGGTGGCCGTGGTCGGCCTGCTGGCGACTCCGGCTCTGGCCGGTTGCTCGGTCCAGGAGGTCATCCGGTTCGGGTGGCCCGAGGGGGTGACCCCCGAAGCCGAGTCGATGCGCAACCTGTGGACCTGGTCCGCGATCGCGGCGCTGGTCGTCGGTGTCATCACCTGGGGCGCCATGTTCTGGGCGATGATCCTGCACCGGAAGCGCAAGGACGACGACGGCTCGCTGCCGCGCCAGACGCAGTACAACCTGCCGGTCGAGCTCGTCTTCACGGCGATCCCCACCGTCATCGTGGCCGTGCTCTTCGGCTTCACGGTGAACGTGCAGAACTACATCGACAAGGAGAACCCGACCGCGGGTGGCCCGGCCGACCTGCGGGTCGACATCGTCGGGTTCCAGTGGAACTGGGAGTTCTCCTACCCCGACGAGGCCGGCCAGGGCGGACGCCCGGTGAGCACGCTGGGGACGAGCGACACGATCCCGATCATGGTCCTGCCGACCGACCGGTCGATCCAGTTCACGCAGCGCTCGCCCGACGTGATCCACTCGTTCTACGTGCCGGAGTTCCTCTTCAAGCGCGACGTCTTCCCGTTCCCGGAGCGGAACGAGCAGGACAACAGCTACATCATCGACCGGATCGACCGTGAGGGCGCGTTCGTCGGTCGTTGCGCCGAGCTGTGCGGCACGTACCACTCCCAGATGAACTTCGAGGTGCGTGCCCTGGAGCCCGCGCTGTTCGACCGGTACATCCAGCTCCGCAAGGAGACCAACCCGCAGACCGGGCAGGCCTACTCGACCGGCGAGGCGCTGCAGGCGCTGAACTGCGGCGAGTGGTGCGCGCCGGAGGCGATCAGCACGCAGCCGTTCTCGACCGACCGCGGCCAGCTGGCCGCGCAGGTCACGGGCTGA
- a CDS encoding response regulator transcription factor, translating to MRVVLAEDSVLLREGLVRLLEEADATVLAAVGDGTALVAAVEEHQPEVAVVDVRMPPSFTDEGLRAALEIRRRFPSVGILVLSQYVEESYATDLLEAGGGVGYLLKDRVSKLAELSDALGRVAAGGTVLDPEVVTALLTKRRRRDPLAELSPREREVLELMAQGRTNIAIGRLMVITQGAVEKHISSIFTKLGLPPSSDDHRRVMAVLAWIG from the coding sequence ATGCGGGTGGTCCTCGCCGAGGACTCGGTGCTGCTGCGCGAGGGCCTGGTCCGGCTGCTGGAGGAGGCGGACGCGACGGTGCTCGCCGCGGTCGGGGACGGCACCGCGCTCGTCGCCGCGGTCGAGGAGCACCAGCCCGAGGTGGCCGTCGTCGACGTACGGATGCCGCCCTCGTTCACCGACGAGGGGCTGCGGGCCGCGCTGGAGATCCGCAGGCGGTTCCCGTCGGTCGGGATCCTGGTGCTGTCGCAGTACGTCGAGGAGTCCTACGCCACCGACCTGCTGGAGGCCGGCGGCGGGGTCGGGTACCTGCTCAAGGACCGCGTGTCCAAGCTCGCCGAGCTCTCCGACGCACTCGGCCGGGTCGCCGCGGGCGGCACCGTGCTGGACCCCGAGGTCGTCACCGCGCTGCTCACCAAGCGCCGCCGGCGCGACCCCCTGGCCGAGCTGTCCCCGCGCGAGCGCGAGGTGCTGGAGCTGATGGCACAGGGTCGCACCAACATCGCCATCGGCCGGCTCATGGTGATCACCCAGGGCGCGGTGGAGAAGCACATCTCCTCGATCTTCACCAAGCTCGGGCTGCCGCCGTCGTCGGACGACCACCGCCGCGTGATGGCCGTCCTGGCCTGGATCGGCTAG
- a CDS encoding phosphatase PAP2 family protein produces MNDQPSAPLRARVTGPVAAVLLVLAGVLIALAWTGVLQGGDTETAVGLAADRIPGVTVVALVVTELGNTVGSTAVALVGGAVLAVRGRVAEGLCLAAVPLVASVVFTMVKRILDRARPPADLQVMAVANESLPSGHATMVAAAWTTLVLVLWPVLRSRGRVLLTAFAVLWAGAVGFTRVYLGVHWLSDVLAGWASGAALAFTGVTVLSLVLDRRTRRPDTAAA; encoded by the coding sequence GTGAACGATCAACCGTCGGCCCCGCTGCGGGCCCGCGTCACCGGTCCGGTCGCTGCGGTCCTGCTCGTCCTCGCCGGGGTGCTCATCGCCCTGGCGTGGACGGGTGTGCTGCAGGGCGGGGACACCGAGACCGCCGTCGGGCTGGCCGCGGACCGGATCCCCGGCGTCACTGTGGTCGCGCTGGTCGTCACCGAGCTCGGCAACACCGTCGGGAGCACGGCGGTCGCGCTCGTCGGCGGGGCCGTGCTCGCGGTGCGCGGCCGGGTCGCGGAGGGCCTGTGCCTGGCCGCGGTCCCGCTCGTCGCGAGCGTGGTGTTCACGATGGTCAAACGGATCCTCGACCGGGCCCGTCCGCCCGCCGACCTGCAGGTGATGGCCGTGGCGAACGAGTCGCTGCCGTCCGGGCACGCGACCATGGTCGCCGCCGCCTGGACGACGCTGGTGCTCGTGCTGTGGCCGGTGCTGCGGTCACGCGGCCGGGTGCTGCTCACCGCGTTCGCGGTGCTGTGGGCGGGGGCCGTCGGGTTCACCCGCGTCTATCTGGGTGTGCATTGGCTCTCCGACGTGCTCGCCGGATGGGCGTCCGGGGCGGCGCTCGCGTTCACCGGGGTGACGGTGCTGTCGCTGGTGCTCGACCGGCGGACCCGGCGACCGGACACCGCCGCGGCCTGA
- a CDS encoding cytochrome c oxidase subunit 4 produces MKIESRLFEIVTGFFILAALAYMFIAGEVVGVTALWLTAGLSLIVGTYFRFVSRRLEERPEDNPEAEVSDGAGEVGFFSAGSYWPLGLAAAAAFAALGVAFWYAWMIVIGMTLVLIAVGGLVFEYHRGPAAH; encoded by the coding sequence ATGAAGATCGAGTCCCGGCTCTTCGAGATCGTCACCGGCTTCTTCATCCTGGCCGCGCTGGCGTACATGTTCATCGCCGGTGAGGTCGTCGGCGTGACCGCGCTGTGGCTGACCGCGGGCCTGTCGCTGATCGTCGGCACGTACTTCCGGTTCGTCTCCCGCCGCCTCGAGGAGCGCCCCGAGGACAACCCCGAGGCCGAGGTGTCCGACGGTGCCGGCGAGGTGGGCTTCTTCTCCGCCGGCAGCTACTGGCCGCTGGGTCTGGCCGCCGCGGCCGCCTTCGCCGCCCTGGGTGTGGCCTTCTGGTACGCCTGGATGATCGTCATCGGCATGACGCTGGTGCTGATCGCCGTCGGCGGCCTGGTGTTCGAGTACCACCGGGGCCCCGCCGCCCACTGA
- the pgi gene encoding glucose-6-phosphate isomerase, whose amino-acid sequence MSDTNSHDITATTEWTALTEHAAEVEPRHLRSLFDDDPDRAGALTATGADLVLDYSKHRITRDTVGLLTDLARAAGLPARTEAMFTGAHVNTSEDRAVLHTALRLPRDASLTVDGQDVVADVHAVLDRMGEFTDAVRSGARTGSTGQRIRTVVNIGIGGSDLGPVMAYEALRDYAQRDLECRFVSNIDPTDLYEKTRDLDPATTLFVVSSKTFTTQETLTNARNARSWLLSGLGTDDTGAVAQHFAAVSTNAEKVSEFGISTDNMFGFWDWVGGRYSLDSAIGLSLMCAIGREHFAEFLAGMHAMDEHFRHTPLEQNLPVISGLLGVWYANFFGADTRAVLPYSQYLHRLPAYLQQLTMESNGKSVRGDGTPVTTTTGEIFWGEPGTNGQHAFYQLLHQGTRLVPCDFIGFARPHHDLPGEDAADSHDLFMANLFAQSAALAFGKTAAEIEAEGTPADVVPHKVMPGNRPSSTILAEKLTPSVLGQIIAFYEHVTFVEGTIWGIDSFDQWGVELGKVMAKQFGPALHDPNPPDAGLDASTAALIGRYRAWRGR is encoded by the coding sequence GTGTCCGACACGAACAGCCACGACATCACGGCGACCACGGAATGGACGGCGCTGACCGAGCACGCGGCGGAGGTCGAGCCGCGGCACCTGCGGTCGCTGTTCGACGACGACCCCGACCGCGCCGGTGCGCTCACCGCCACCGGGGCCGACCTGGTGCTCGACTACTCCAAACACCGCATCACCCGCGACACCGTCGGGTTGCTGACGGACCTGGCGCGGGCGGCCGGGCTGCCCGCCCGCACCGAGGCGATGTTCACCGGTGCGCACGTGAACACCTCCGAGGACCGGGCCGTGCTGCACACGGCGCTGCGGCTGCCGCGTGACGCGTCGCTCACCGTCGACGGCCAGGACGTCGTCGCCGACGTGCACGCCGTCCTGGACCGGATGGGCGAGTTCACCGACGCGGTGCGCTCCGGGGCGCGGACCGGGTCCACCGGGCAGCGGATCCGCACGGTGGTCAACATCGGCATCGGCGGCTCCGACCTGGGCCCGGTCATGGCCTACGAGGCGCTGCGCGACTACGCGCAGCGCGACCTCGAGTGCCGGTTCGTGTCCAACATCGACCCGACCGACCTGTACGAGAAGACCCGCGACCTCGACCCGGCGACCACGCTGTTCGTCGTCTCGTCGAAGACGTTCACCACGCAGGAGACGCTGACCAACGCCCGCAACGCGCGGTCCTGGCTGCTGTCCGGGCTGGGGACGGACGACACCGGGGCCGTCGCGCAACACTTCGCCGCGGTCTCCACGAACGCGGAGAAGGTGTCGGAGTTCGGCATCTCCACCGACAACATGTTCGGGTTCTGGGACTGGGTCGGCGGCCGCTACTCGCTGGACTCCGCGATCGGGCTGTCGCTGATGTGCGCGATCGGCCGCGAGCACTTCGCGGAGTTCCTCGCCGGCATGCACGCCATGGACGAGCACTTCCGGCACACCCCGCTCGAGCAGAACCTGCCGGTGATCTCCGGACTGCTCGGCGTCTGGTATGCGAACTTCTTCGGCGCCGACACCCGCGCGGTGCTGCCGTACTCCCAGTACCTGCACCGGCTGCCCGCCTACCTGCAGCAGCTGACCATGGAGTCCAACGGCAAGTCCGTGCGCGGCGACGGCACCCCGGTCACCACGACCACCGGCGAGATCTTCTGGGGCGAGCCGGGCACCAACGGCCAGCACGCGTTCTACCAGCTGCTGCACCAGGGCACCCGGCTCGTGCCGTGCGACTTCATCGGATTCGCCCGCCCGCACCACGACCTGCCCGGCGAGGACGCCGCCGACTCCCACGACCTGTTCATGGCGAACCTGTTCGCCCAGTCCGCGGCGCTGGCGTTCGGCAAGACCGCCGCGGAGATCGAGGCCGAGGGCACCCCGGCCGACGTCGTGCCGCACAAGGTGATGCCGGGCAACCGGCCGTCGTCGACGATCCTGGCCGAGAAGCTGACCCCGTCGGTGCTGGGGCAGATCATCGCCTTCTACGAGCACGTCACCTTCGTCGAGGGCACGATCTGGGGCATCGACTCCTTCGACCAGTGGGGAGTGGAGCTCGGCAAGGTCATGGCCAAGCAGTTCGGCCCCGCGCTCCACGACCCGAACCCGCCGGACGCCGGTCTCGACGCGTCCACCGCCGCGCTGATCGGCCGCTACCGCGCCTGGCGCGGCCGTTGA